The genomic stretch CAAGCTGAGGGAGACTGCAATAAGGCAATTTGTTCTCAAGAAATAAGCTCCAAAGGCATATATTAAGGATGCTACAAATATActgaaaaaattagaatataagctctgtcaagggatccctgggtggcgcagcggtttagcgcctgcctttggcccagggcacgatcctggagacccgggatcgaatcccacatcaggctcccggtgcatggagcctgcttctccctctgcctgtgtctctgcctctccctctgcctgtgtctctgcctctctctctctctctctctgtgtgactatcataaattaaaaaaaaaaaaaaaaaaaaaaaaaaaaaaaaaaaaaagctctgtcaAAAGGGAATCagttaaataaaagcatatgaaagTTACCAAAGCAAGGAAGGCAGATCTATAtgcattattataaaaaaaaaaaaagactccaaaaCACACTTATAAATCAAAGCAGTCAAAGACTATATAGTTTGACCCACTCATCCACAGATAGCTCCCCAGGTTTCTGTATGATTactttatatagagaaaaaagtaatCAGCTAACAGTAGTTACCTCAGAGAAGAAGGGCGGGGAGAAGGTTTCTACTTTTTACTGCTCTACTATTTTCTgctcacattttttgttttttttttaaatgatggtgatattttttttttaattttatttatttatttatgatagtcacacagtgagagagagaggggcagagacacaggcagagagagaagcaggctccacgcaccgggagcccgacgtgggattcgatcccgggtctccaggatcgcgccctgggccaaaggcaggcgccaaaccgctgcgccacccagggatcccatacattttttgtttttaaagatttacttgagacacacagagagagagagagagagagcgcgcgcacgcatgagcaggaggaggggcccaGGTAGGGGGAGAGACTCAccagctgactccctgctgagcatgtgttgggctccatcccacgaccctgagattatgatctgaccCGAAATCAAAACtcgatgcttaactgtctgagccacccagttgcccattttttgttttttaaatgagcacTGTGACTTTTGTAATAGTATCATATTTTGATTCTAAGACACaggttttttcattttaacatctctgaaatcagcAAGCTGGTTACACTCATTTCTGGCATTTTAGAAAGAGCTGACCATCTCTCAATGTTTCTTGGAGTCAATGGGATCTTTGCTTTGATGAAACAGTACAACATtaaacataaattctttttttttttaagtgtgtaacAGAGACTACTAAATGGTGACAAAAAGTCTGGTCAGATTAGGGCTAAAAGCCTTACTGGCTGTGTGTCTAAGTAGTTGGTATAACTGGGGGTCACTGAATTATTCTACCTTTATGTGTAActtgaaaatgtgaataaaaaggCACAGAACTGCACAAGACGGTGAACCCCACAGGGACAAGGAGACAGCACTGTGTATTTATTTGTAGAGTGCATGGGTGGGATGGATGCAGCAAGGAGAGGACCCTGGGTGCTCTGGCCAAGAGCCCTGACTGGTTGAGAGTATCGCTGAAAAGAGGGAAGGCAATTCCAGAGAGAAGACAGGGCTGAGTCCCATGGACACCGCAATACCCtgtccttcctctgctgctcccagaTGAGCCCCCACTAAGTTACCACACTCGTCTCCGTGAAGACCCCACCCCAGTGTCCCAAGATACCCTGGAGGCGGCACATACCCAGGATATGGGGCAGAGGGACTTGTACACTCGCCGGTACCATTCGCACACGGAGACATCACCCCCTTTAGCAGTCATTGCCTTCTCACAGCGGTGGAAGTCTGTGGAGAGAGTGGTTCAGGGTCAGCCCTGACTAAGGGCTGGAACATATTTTTGATCAAAATTCACAGAAATCATTTTTACTTCACAACCagttatatacacacaaacacacacaaacaagtgTCAAGAGGAATGTCTATTCCTACAAGTGTACTGAAAAGGGCTAGGCAGGCCTCACCAAGGTGATTTTGCAAACCCTAGAGAACTACTGTTTGACTTGAAGATCCTGGGGTCTGGAATGAGGGAGGAACATGAAAGGCACATGCAGGGGTTATGGAAGTCCAAACCCAtggtgagggaaggggaagaggatccTGAGGCTAAGATGTTGGCTCCTACAGAAGAGGACAGGAGGGGGATAATCTGGCTTTTTAAAGTaggcaattaattttttttaaaaaagaaaaagaaaaattctccagGTATTCCACTCCAGGGCACACTCCTTACACAGAGAAGCATTCACATGGACGGCAAATTACATTTATAAGAACGTTTATAACATCATCATTCATTAAAGCCCTGAACTGGCAACCCTATAAGTGTCTGAGAATAAATTATGGAAAACCATACAGAAAGAAAACGAGCAAACTATACGCCACAGCAAGGATCAATCTTCAAAACTGCTGAATgaagaaatccaaataaaacagaatatatacaGTGTTTATAATGTTCATCAAGAGGCAAACCTAAAAGCAGTGATAAAATGTGACTGCCTTAAGTTGGCAGGGTGACATCTCTTGAGCGGAGATTAGGATGTTGTGTTTAAGACTGCATACAGTGGGCAAGGAAGATTAGAATACCGACAGTACCTAATTTCCTATCCAGATTATATAGGTATACAGGGGATTCACTTTAGCATTATTCATTTGGCTGTAcgttatgttttatgtatttcctgTACGTATGTTAACATCtgtctcatacacacacaaataaatcctaaaaaaaaaaatatatatatatatatatccttgtaGGAACCAAAGTTTGTGACCCTGGCCCAGATCTTGGACCTCGAGCGCAGTTGTGATAAGGGGCATGGGCCCTGCAAGGTAGGATGTCCAGAATAAAAAAGAGGCCTGGGATGTACAGATGCCTTAGGAGTAGACAAACAGGTAAGCAACCTTGAGTGTGGGACCAGGAAAAGGTTCTGCATCCCTTCCCACCCCTATGCCCTGCTTACCCAGGTAGTTCTGCCAGCAGTTCCTAGTCTGGTTCTGGTTGGGGAAGCGGCTGTCAAAAGGGGCAGTCTGGTagttcttgattttggacttgatGTCTTCTGCCATGGTGCTGACTCTTGGAGGCAAAGAGAGTGGATGTTGGCAAAAGTTCTAGAGGGCCTGGGGATGGGATGTcagctcccccccgccccaacacacacagggagaagagagTAGAAAGGTGTGAACAAGCCAGCACTTTCTCCCTGTCAACATGTACACACAGAGGTGAAGGGTGAGGCAAATCTGCACACCAAAGTGTGGCCATCACAGCAGGACTTGGTGGAGGGGGTAACTCCTTAGCAAAATCAGGCCTTATTCACTAGAACACTAGCTAACACTCACTGAGTAGTTAATATAGGCCAAGCGTCGTTCTACACTTTACTCCTGCAGCCACTCTAAAAGGTATGAACTATTACTATCACTGTGTCACAGACAAGGCACAGGGTGTCTAAGTGACTTCCCAAGGTCACGAAAACGGAGGAGTTGCACCCAGTCATTGACAGAATCTACACCGCAGAGGTTCATCTCTTTGGTGCCATGAACTCCTCAGGGGTCTAATGACCCCTCTCCCAGAATGCTTTTAAAGGCATCTGAAAACCTCATAGGATCACCAAGAAAACCAGTTCCATTCCATGTAGCTGAGGATTTACCGACTACCACAATTTTGAAGTAATTGTCAATGAAAATGTATTCCGTGACATGTGCAACCACAATGTGATATAAGATGACCTGCAATTTTGAATGCTGACAAAGTCACAGGTGACGCTAATGTTATTAAGACTGTTGCCTCCATTCCTGAAGGAAATGCTTCATTTCAATTCCAGATTAATAAAAACAcagatgtgggatccctgggtggcgcagcagtttagcgccttccttcagcccaggccgtgatcctggagacctgggatcaaatcccacatcaggctccctgcatggagcctgcttctccctctgcctgtgtctctgcctcctctccttctctctatgtgtctctcatgaataaataaataaaatcttaaaaaaaaaaagaaaaacacagatgtaacccccccctacacacacacacacacacacacacacacacacactcaagtaCTAGCACACCTTGCAGTCTATTGATTTTGCAGGCCCAGAGTTCAAAACCTCCGCGGGTGACGTGCAGTTTTCACCAGGGAAGGTGAAACTGCCTCTATTCCAGATAATTCGAAAAGTAACGGGGTTACAAAGAAGTGAGCAGGCCAGTGTTAAATTCAAGGGACCCAAGGTAGTGGTGGACATCTGGGGCCCCAGAGTAGTCTTTGGGGAGGGGAAATCCTagaggggtagaggaagggggACGTAGAACGCCGGAGCTGGGACACAGATTTGCTCGGGAGAGTTGTTTTGCGAGGAGATCAGGGAGGACTCCGAGGTCCTCCAAAGTCCAAGCGGGAGGAGGGACCAGAAATCAGGGAGCCCGGCTGCGGCCCGGGGCCAGCCACGGGAGGCCACGCCTGCGGCCTGGTGATTGAGGGCACGACAGTCCAAACCACGGAATCCAAACCCTGGTCGCTGCCTTAATAGCCCGATGTCTCTGAGCTTCAGCGGCTCCACCGTCAAAAAGGGATCATCCCACGCCCCACCTCATAGGGCTGGAGGGAAGATTAAACGAGTTAATAAGGTCGCTCGAAACGTTAGCTGGCATGAAGGAAGAGCTCCATAATCGCCAGCTAGGGCCACAAACAAGAACAGAACGCCAAGGACCCGCCGGCCGGAAACTCACTCCGTCCTCGGGGAAACCAGGGTCCGGCTCCTCAGTACCCCAGGCCAGGGCCCCGGCTTCCCCAGCCCTCCACACTCACCTAAAGACACCCCTGCAGCACCTCGCAGCTCAATGTGACCCTCAGCAAAGACGCCAGAGTCGGACCGGAAGCGGAATTAGAGCGGCCGGAAGCAAGGCGAAGCGGGGTAAAGGGGCGTCTTCCGCGCGGCCCGAGCGCCCGCCGGGAGGCCAGCCCCGAAGCCGTTGAGGCCACGCCCACCCGGGAACTCCGACCTCCTATTGGGCTGGATGCCTGTTCATCATCGCCCTCGGCCCAATCGTGAGCCTGCGTGGACTCCGGGCTTCGAAGGTCCGAGCTGGGGTTTGAGATGCGCGCTTACAGGTTCTCATCACTTTCCTGTTTTCACCAGGGGAAGGAGTTTTGGGTCCTGGGGCTAGGTGTAGAGTGGGCcgggggagaggggaaaagatCCCAGCAGAGGTATCCTTATTCATGCTGGGATTACTTATTGAATGCTTACCCTGTGCCGGGTACTTCTATAAAACTTGGGGAAGCATCACGAAACAAAACACAAGAATCCTTACGCTCTTTATGATTATTACAGGACCAGTTGTTAAGGGTTTGAAATAGATCCAGCCTTTCTCCCAGGGTCATTTGtcacattatgattttttttttttttttttttttttgcggggatGCAGTTGGGTGCTTTGAGCTTTGGAGAACTCTGAAGGGCCCGGGCCCAGGTCCTGTCCACACTAGGGGCCCACAGTCCCCACCGTGTCCTTCCAGGGGTTTTGGCGGCTCCTGCCACCTAGGCTGGAGGATGCTTTGGGGGTGGAATCTGAACCCCCCTACTCAGGGCTGCAGCG from Canis lupus dingo isolate Sandy chromosome 1, ASM325472v2, whole genome shotgun sequence encodes the following:
- the LOC112643623 gene encoding cytochrome c oxidase subunit 6B1 isoform X2 encodes the protein MAEDIKSKIKNYQTAPFDSRFPNQNQTRNCWQNYLDFHRCEKAMTAKGGDVSVCEWYRRVYKSLCPISWVCVGLG
- the LOC112643623 gene encoding cytochrome c oxidase subunit 6B1 isoform X1, whose translation is MAEDIKSKIKNYQTAPFDSRFPNQNQTRNCWQNYLDFHRCEKAMTAKGGDVSVCEWYRRVYKSLCPISWVSAWDDRRAEGTFPGKI